A region of the Candidatus Eisenbacteria bacterium genome:
CTTCACCGGGCAGTTCTCGATCGGGCACGCCGGCTTCATGGCGCTCGGCGCCTACGGATCGGCGATGTTCTCGCTCCATCTTGGCGCTGGCTGGGTGTCGAAGCTCCAGGGGCTAGGACTTCCGCAGCCCATCGCCGCCGCGCCGGCCTTGCTGATGGCCCTGCTGGTCGGAGGGCTGTTGGCCGCGCTGGCCGGCTACCTGGTCGGCCTTCCTTCGCTGCGGCTGCGCGGCGACTACCTGGCGATCGTCACGCTCGGATTCGGCGAGATCATCCGTGTGCTCATCCTCAACATCGACGTGATCGGCGGAGCGCGCGGCCTGCCCGGGATCCCGGGATGGGCGAACGTGTTCTGGGTGGGTGTGGGCGTCGCCGCGGTGCTGGCGGTCGCGCGCAATCTCGCCCACAGCAGCCACGGCCGCGCGCTGTTCGCGATTCGCGACGACGAAGTCGCGGCCGAGGCGCTGGGGGTGGACACCACTTCCTACAAGGTGCTCGCCTTCGTGATCGGAGCTTTCTTCGCCGGCGTCGCGGGTGGCCTGTTCGCTCATTTCCTGAGCTACCTCAACCCCAACTCGTTCACCTTCATCAAGAGCATCGAGGTGATCGCGATGGTGGTGCTGGGCGGCATGGGCAGCATCTCCGGCTCGGTGCTGGCGGCGATCGTCCTGACGCTGCTCCCCGAGCTGCTGCGGCCGGTCAAGGAGTACCGCATGGTGATCTACTCGCTGATGCTCATCGTGCTCATGATCACCCGCCCGCAGGGCCTGCTCGGCACTCGGGAGATCACGCTGTCCTGGCTTCGTCGGCGGCGTGCGGTGCGCGAGGCGGCATGAGCGCGCCGCTCCTCCAGCTCGAGAAGGTGACCATGGCCTTCGGCGGCCTCAAGGCGGTCGCCGATCTCGACCTCGAGGTGGCGGCCGGCGAGCTGGTCGGGCTGATCGGACCGAACGGCGCCGGCAAGACCACGGTCTTCAACGTGATCACCGGGGTCTACGCGCCGACCTCGGGGCGCATCCTGCTCGAGGGGCGTCCCATTCAGGGGCTCAAGCCCCACGCCATCGCCAGGCGCGGCATCACCCGCACCTTCCAGAACATCCGGCTCTTCTCGACCCGCTGCTGCCGCGACAACGTTTGCATCGCCGCGCACCACCACTCGCGGGCCACGCTCTGGGACGCGCTGCTACGCAGCCCCCGGTTCGACGCCGACGAGCGGGCGATGAAGCGCGAGGCCACCGATCTGCTCGATCTGCTCGGGCTCTCGTCGTGGGCGGAGACAACGGCCTCCGACCTGCCGTACGGACAGCAGCGGCGCCTCGAGATCGCCCGCGCGCTGGCCGGCAAACCCAAGCTTCTGCTGCTGGACGAGCCGGCGGCCGGCCTCAATCCGCAGGAGAGCGACCAGCTCATGCACCTGATCGAGGATCTGCGCGGGCGCTTCGGACTCACCATCCTGCTGATCGAGCACGACATGCGGGTGGTGATGGGGATCTGCCAGCGAATCGCGGTGCTCGACTACGGGATCAAGATCGCCGAGGGCAACCCGGCGGAGATCCGCAGCAACCCCCACGTCATCGAGGCCTACCTCGGTGAGGAGATCCAAGCCGACCTGGGCGCGGGGGCCTGATGCTCGAAGTCGATCGCCTCGACGTCTATTACGGGGCGGTCCACGCTCTGAAAGGCGTCACGCTGCGCGCCGATGCGGGGGAGATCGTCACGCTGATCGGCGCCAACGGCGCCGGGAAGTCCACCACGCTGCGGACCATCTCCGGCCTGCAACGCCCGTACCGCGGCGCCATCTCCTTTCAGGGCAGACGGATCGACACCCTGCCGACGCACGACATCGTGCGGCTGGGGATCGCGCAGGCGCCCGAGGGGCGGCAGATCTTCCCGAGGATGAGCGTGCGGGAGAACCTCGAGATGGGCGGCTTTGTCCGGGACGACGCCGAGGAACTCGCCGCGGACCACGAGGCCATGCTGGAGTTGTTCCCCCGGCTGCGCGAGCGGCTGGACCAGAAGGCCGGCACCATGTCCGGCGGCGAGC
Encoded here:
- a CDS encoding branched-chain amino acid ABC transporter permease, with product MKQAAWLIGVLALLLVADLALRRVLSPYLLQIVVLCGINVVLAVSLNLINGFTGQFSIGHAGFMALGAYGSAMFSLHLGAGWVSKLQGLGLPQPIAAAPALLMALLVGGLLAALAGYLVGLPSLRLRGDYLAIVTLGFGEIIRVLILNIDVIGGARGLPGIPGWANVFWVGVGVAAVLAVARNLAHSSHGRALFAIRDDEVAAEALGVDTTSYKVLAFVIGAFFAGVAGGLFAHFLSYLNPNSFTFIKSIEVIAMVVLGGMGSISGSVLAAIVLTLLPELLRPVKEYRMVIYSLMLIVLMITRPQGLLGTREITLSWLRRRRAVREAA
- a CDS encoding ABC transporter ATP-binding protein, whose product is MSAPLLQLEKVTMAFGGLKAVADLDLEVAAGELVGLIGPNGAGKTTVFNVITGVYAPTSGRILLEGRPIQGLKPHAIARRGITRTFQNIRLFSTRCCRDNVCIAAHHHSRATLWDALLRSPRFDADERAMKREATDLLDLLGLSSWAETTASDLPYGQQRRLEIARALAGKPKLLLLDEPAAGLNPQESDQLMHLIEDLRGRFGLTILLIEHDMRVVMGICQRIAVLDYGIKIAEGNPAEIRSNPHVIEAYLGEEIQADLGAGA
- a CDS encoding ABC transporter ATP-binding protein, which translates into the protein MLEVDRLDVYYGAVHALKGVTLRADAGEIVTLIGANGAGKSTTLRTISGLQRPYRGAISFQGRRIDTLPTHDIVRLGIAQAPEGRQIFPRMSVRENLEMGGFVRDDAEELAADHEAMLELFPRLRERLDQKAGTMSGGEQQMLAMGRALMARPKLLLLDEPSLGLAPFLVKDIFRIIGEINRRGTTVLLVEQNAHMALEAAGRGYVLETGEVVLADTGRALLNNPQVQQAYLGM